A region from the Synergistaceae bacterium genome encodes:
- a CDS encoding UDP-glucose--hexose-1-phosphate uridylyltransferase, producing MAQETKRGLKDVNVHSAVRAIDGLVDYGRRTGLLGELDDIVARNSLLGAFGIDEPEPDGHSAGADEMECLETLSAYASEKGLKHLDLPPEKFVSRVMGHLTPRNSEVAARFRSLLKDEGPKAAVDWFYALSADTKYIRMDLVSLDKKWTAETRWGEMQITINRSKPEKDPRDIRAEGERRGEEHYPKCLLCAENAGYQGRPGHPERSNHRIVPLRLTGERWYLQFSPYVYYNQHCIVFSKEHRPMRVDGAALVRICEFLTAFPQMFIGSNADLPIVGGSILSHDHFQGGSWRFPMDDAPSAASWREGAVSVDHLRWPMTALRLSCSETSQLVALAEKLLMSWHGYDDPYLEVVSRDPASDEPHNTMTVIGRRRGENYELDLVLRNNRCDGLRPDGIFHAHTERHHIKKENIGLIETMGLAILPPRLESSLAEVEAVLSGAKELADLPDNFPHREWTGELLSRFGRLSPEEAAEAVRRETGAVFAEVLEDCGVFKPTSEGAEGLRRFLDSWASDWGLSLERV from the coding sequence ATGGCACAAGAAACGAAGAGGGGGCTGAAGGATGTGAACGTGCACTCCGCGGTCAGGGCGATAGACGGGCTGGTCGACTACGGACGGAGAACCGGCCTTCTCGGAGAGCTCGACGATATAGTCGCCAGGAACTCCCTTCTAGGCGCCTTCGGAATAGACGAGCCCGAACCGGACGGCCATTCGGCGGGGGCCGACGAGATGGAGTGTCTGGAGACATTGAGTGCCTACGCCTCGGAGAAAGGGCTGAAGCACCTTGACCTGCCGCCGGAGAAGTTCGTCAGCCGAGTGATGGGTCACCTGACCCCGCGAAACTCCGAGGTCGCCGCACGCTTCCGCTCGCTCCTGAAGGACGAAGGGCCCAAGGCCGCGGTCGACTGGTTCTACGCCCTGTCGGCGGATACCAAGTACATCAGGATGGACCTGGTGTCCTTGGATAAAAAGTGGACCGCCGAGACCCGTTGGGGCGAGATGCAGATCACGATCAACCGCTCGAAGCCGGAGAAGGACCCGAGGGACATCAGGGCCGAGGGCGAGAGGAGGGGCGAGGAGCACTACCCGAAATGCCTTCTCTGCGCGGAGAACGCGGGCTACCAGGGGCGGCCGGGGCACCCTGAGCGCAGCAACCACCGCATCGTGCCCCTTAGGCTGACGGGGGAGCGGTGGTACCTCCAGTTCTCGCCTTACGTTTATTACAACCAACACTGTATAGTATTCTCCAAGGAGCACCGCCCCATGAGGGTCGACGGAGCGGCTTTAGTCCGAATATGCGAGTTTCTGACGGCCTTCCCACAGATGTTCATAGGCTCGAACGCCGATCTGCCGATAGTGGGCGGCTCCATACTCAGTCACGACCACTTCCAAGGTGGTTCGTGGAGATTCCCGATGGACGACGCGCCCTCGGCCGCCTCCTGGCGTGAAGGGGCGGTCTCAGTGGATCACCTGCGATGGCCCATGACCGCGCTTCGCCTAAGCTGCTCCGAGACCTCGCAGCTCGTAGCCCTGGCGGAGAAGTTATTGATGTCCTGGCACGGCTACGACGACCCTTACCTTGAAGTGGTGTCGCGGGACCCCGCGAGCGACGAGCCCCACAACACCATGACTGTCATAGGCAGGCGCAGGGGAGAAAACTACGAGCTGGATCTCGTCCTGCGCAACAACAGGTGCGACGGGTTGCGCCCGGACGGGATCTTCCATGCGCACACCGAGAGACATCATATTAAAAAAGAGAATATCGGTCTCATCGAGACTATGGGGCTCGCGATACTGCCTCCGAGGCTCGAATCCTCCCTGGCGGAGGTGGAGGCAGTGCTGAGCGGAGCTAAGGAGTTGGCGGATCTCCCGGACAACTTCCCTCACAGGGAGTGGACCGGGGAGCTTCTGTCGCGCTTCGGGCGGTTGTCGCCCGAGGAGGCCGCTGAGGCGGTGAGGCGGGAGACAGGAGCCGTCTTCGCCGAGGTGCTGGAGGACTGCGGTGTGTTCAAGCCGACATCCGAGGGAGCGGAGGGGCTTCGCAGGTTCCTGGACTCCTGGGCGTCCGACTGGGGGCTTTCTCTGGAGCGGGTTTAG
- the galE gene encoding UDP-glucose 4-epimerase GalE: MKTSLVCGGAGYIGSHMVRGLLDQGERVIVYDNLSTGRRDFVPPEAVFVEGDVRDGELLDRVLKQHDVNAVFLFASLIKVGESVSLPLVYYENNLVGALRVLESMIRCGTPHFVFSSSAAVYGEPEAVPITEDMPLRPTNPYGETKLAIEQMLRWASEAHGFTYGALRYFNACGAIEDATLGEVQEPETHLIPLVLDAAIGVNESISVFGDDYDTPDGTCIRDYVHVMDLAQAHLLVLDALRRGEGSRIYNLGNGRGFSVKEVVDSCRSVTGLPIKAVKAPRREGDPARLVASADRAIEELGWTPRYQSLESIVETSWRWHKKRRGG, encoded by the coding sequence ATGAAAACGTCACTCGTATGCGGCGGCGCAGGGTACATCGGAAGCCACATGGTTAGAGGCCTGCTTGACCAGGGCGAGAGGGTGATAGTATACGACAATCTCTCGACAGGCCGCAGGGACTTCGTGCCCCCGGAGGCCGTCTTCGTCGAGGGGGACGTGCGAGACGGGGAACTGCTAGACCGAGTGCTGAAGCAGCACGACGTGAACGCAGTCTTCCTGTTCGCCTCACTTATCAAGGTGGGAGAGAGTGTAAGCCTGCCTCTCGTCTATTACGAGAACAATCTTGTTGGCGCGCTGCGTGTTCTGGAGAGCATGATCCGTTGCGGCACCCCGCACTTCGTCTTCTCTTCCTCCGCGGCTGTCTACGGGGAGCCGGAGGCCGTGCCGATAACAGAGGACATGCCTCTGAGGCCGACCAACCCGTACGGCGAGACGAAGCTCGCGATAGAACAGATGCTCCGATGGGCGTCCGAGGCCCACGGATTCACCTACGGCGCGCTGCGCTACTTCAACGCCTGCGGCGCCATAGAGGACGCGACCCTGGGTGAGGTCCAGGAGCCGGAGACGCACCTGATCCCTCTTGTGCTGGACGCGGCGATAGGCGTGAACGAGAGCATCTCGGTCTTCGGGGACGACTACGACACGCCTGACGGCACGTGCATCCGCGACTATGTTCACGTCATGGACCTGGCGCAGGCGCATCTTCTTGTGCTGGACGCGCTCAGGCGAGGCGAGGGGAGCAGGATCTACAACCTCGGAAACGGGCGCGGCTTCTCCGTCAAGGAGGTCGTCGACTCGTGTCGCTCGGTCACCGGCCTGCCGATCAAGGCCGTGAAGGCCCCGCGCAGGGAAGGGGACCCGGCCAGGCTTGTCGCTTCCGCGGACAGGGCCATTGAGGAGCTCGGATGGACACCGCGCTACCAGTCTCTGGAGTCGATCGTCGAGACCTCCTGGAGATGGCACAAGAAACGAAGAGGGGGCTGA
- the mglB gene encoding galactose/glucose ABC transporter substrate-binding protein MglB, whose product MKKTVGLAVLMVFCGLLVLAVAAFAADVEIGCAIYKFDDTFMTGVRNAIAEAAKDKAKVDIVDSQNSQSTQNDRVDMFITKRMNAMAINPVDRTAAGVIIDKAKAEDIPVVFFNREPLPEDMQKWDKVYYVGARAEESGTMSGQIIADYWKSNPEADRNGDGVLQYVMLKGEPGHQDAELRTEYSMKAVADAGIKVERLAEDTGLWDRVRGQEKMAAFLAAHGDKIEAVFANNDDMALGAIEALKAAGYFKDGKYMPVVGVDATAPAIQALEDGTLLGTVLNDAVNQGIATFNLSYVLAQGETPTQENSGYEITDGQYVWVPYKKVTLENVAEFK is encoded by the coding sequence GTGAAAAAGACGGTTGGACTTGCAGTGCTCATGGTGTTTTGCGGTTTACTGGTGCTCGCGGTCGCGGCTTTTGCGGCCGACGTCGAGATTGGGTGCGCGATATACAAGTTCGACGACACGTTCATGACCGGGGTCAGGAACGCTATCGCCGAGGCGGCCAAGGACAAGGCCAAGGTCGACATAGTGGACAGCCAGAACTCCCAGTCCACACAGAACGACAGGGTTGACATGTTCATAACCAAGAGGATGAACGCGATGGCGATCAACCCGGTCGACCGCACCGCCGCCGGGGTCATCATCGACAAGGCCAAGGCGGAGGATATCCCGGTCGTCTTCTTCAACCGCGAACCCCTGCCCGAGGACATGCAGAAGTGGGACAAGGTCTACTACGTCGGCGCAAGGGCGGAGGAGTCCGGGACCATGTCCGGACAGATCATAGCGGACTACTGGAAGAGCAATCCGGAGGCCGATAGGAACGGGGACGGGGTGCTCCAGTACGTCATGCTCAAGGGAGAGCCCGGACACCAGGACGCCGAGCTTCGCACCGAATACTCGATGAAGGCGGTGGCCGACGCCGGCATCAAGGTCGAGAGGCTGGCGGAGGACACGGGGCTTTGGGACAGGGTCAGAGGGCAGGAGAAGATGGCCGCGTTCCTCGCCGCGCACGGCGACAAGATCGAGGCGGTCTTCGCGAACAACGACGATATGGCTCTCGGCGCCATAGAGGCGCTTAAGGCCGCAGGATACTTCAAGGACGGCAAGTACATGCCGGTGGTCGGCGTGGACGCCACCGCGCCTGCTATACAGGCCCTGGAGGATGGCACCCTTCTGGGAACGGTCTTGAACGACGCGGTCAACCAGGGGATAGCCACCTTCAATCTCTCCTACGTACTGGCGCAGGGAGAGACGCCGACGCAGGAGAACAGCGGCTACGAGATCACAGACGGCCAGTACGTCTGGGTTCCCTACAAGAAGGTGACGCTCGAGAACGTGGCGGAGTTCAAGTAG
- a CDS encoding sugar ABC transporter ATP-binding protein, whose product MQKVSKAFPGVQALKDVTLQVRPGTVHALMGENGAGKSTLMKCLFGLYTADEGRVFLDGAPVSINSTREALDLGISMIHQELHPIPARSVMENIWLGRAPLRKVGGVNFVDRRAMERMTRELMDELGLDINPRSQVRSLSVSRIQSMEIAKAVSYNSRIIVMDEPTSSLTGHEVSRLFEIIRGLRARGISVIYISHKIEEILEIADEVTIMRDGRKVGTWPASELTTDMIISRMVGREITNRFPPRKNRPTDEPVLEARGLTSPFPKSFRDVSFSLRRGEILGVGGLVGAQRTEVMEALFGLRSLASGSVLLDGREADLSSPIKAKRRGMALLTEERRVTGIFPVLSVQFNLLVAHLARYAGRMKLLEHGCMCRDARESIEKLSVKTPSPRSLIRDLSGGNQQKVLFARWLLIDPDILILDEPTRGIDVGAKYEIYSIMADLAEQGKSIIMISSEMPELLGMTDRIMVMSEGRLAGVVNTEEASEESIMRLATKYVA is encoded by the coding sequence ATGCAAAAAGTCTCCAAGGCCTTCCCAGGCGTGCAGGCCCTGAAAGACGTGACATTGCAGGTGCGCCCGGGGACAGTTCACGCGCTGATGGGGGAGAACGGCGCTGGGAAATCGACCCTGATGAAGTGCCTCTTCGGCCTCTACACCGCGGACGAGGGCAGGGTCTTTCTCGATGGCGCGCCGGTGTCGATCAACAGCACTCGCGAGGCGCTGGACCTCGGCATCTCCATGATCCACCAGGAGCTTCACCCCATCCCGGCCCGCTCCGTGATGGAGAACATCTGGCTGGGACGCGCCCCGCTGAGAAAGGTCGGAGGCGTCAACTTCGTCGACAGGAGGGCCATGGAGAGGATGACCAGGGAGCTGATGGACGAGCTGGGGCTCGACATCAACCCGAGAAGCCAGGTTCGAAGCCTCTCCGTGTCCAGGATCCAGTCGATGGAGATCGCCAAGGCGGTGTCTTACAACTCCCGGATCATAGTAATGGACGAGCCCACCTCGTCCCTCACGGGGCACGAGGTGAGCCGCCTTTTCGAGATCATCCGCGGGCTCAGGGCGCGCGGGATCTCCGTGATATACATCTCGCACAAGATAGAGGAGATACTGGAGATAGCCGACGAGGTCACCATCATGAGGGACGGCCGCAAGGTCGGCACATGGCCCGCGTCCGAGCTCACCACCGACATGATCATCTCCAGGATGGTCGGGCGGGAGATCACCAATCGCTTCCCCCCGAGGAAGAACAGGCCGACGGACGAGCCAGTGCTGGAGGCCCGCGGGCTCACGTCTCCCTTTCCGAAGTCTTTCAGGGACGTCTCCTTTTCCCTGCGCCGGGGGGAGATACTGGGAGTCGGCGGCCTCGTGGGGGCTCAGAGGACGGAGGTCATGGAGGCCCTGTTCGGGCTTCGCTCTCTGGCGTCCGGCAGCGTCCTGCTCGACGGCAGGGAGGCGGACCTGTCGTCCCCGATCAAGGCCAAGAGGAGAGGCATGGCGCTTCTGACGGAGGAGCGGCGAGTCACCGGCATCTTCCCGGTATTGTCGGTGCAGTTCAACCTGCTGGTCGCGCATCTGGCGAGATACGCGGGGCGAATGAAGCTGCTGGAACACGGGTGCATGTGCAGGGACGCACGTGAAAGCATAGAGAAACTGTCGGTGAAGACCCCTTCTCCAAGGAGCCTGATACGAGACCTCTCAGGCGGCAACCAGCAGAAGGTGTTGTTCGCCAGGTGGCTTCTTATCGACCCGGACATCCTGATCCTCGACGAGCCCACTCGCGGCATAGACGTAGGCGCCAAGTACGAGATCTACTCCATAATGGCGGACCTGGCCGAGCAGGGGAAAAGCATCATAATGATATCGTCGGAGATGCCCGAGCTGCTGGGGATGACCGACAGGATAATGGTCATGAGCGAGGGGCGCCTCGCCGGAGTCGTGAACACCGAGGAGGCGTCCGAGGAGTCTATAATGAGGCTGGCCACCAAGTACGTGGCGTAG
- the mglC gene encoding galactose/methyl galactoside ABC transporter permease MglC, protein MEQNKSIIGSSLYFISQNAIFVVLVLLVLVIAMVDPRFLSFAILRDVLMQSSTRAIMALGVAFILITGGVDLSSGRMVGFAAVISGSMMQIPEYARRFYPDLPHLPVFLPIVLAVVACMLFGLMNGLIVAKLQVPPFITTLGTMVVVYGINSIYFDMAPNNSQPIGGLRPDFTFLGSGRVMNVPIIIVIALAVAVIVWVLFNKTQLGMNMYAIGGNRDAAIVSGVNVVLTIVVLYAIAGALYGVAGVLEAARTGGATNNYGNMYELDAIAACVVGGVSSAGGVGTVPGVLAGVLIFGVINYGLTFIGVNPYWQLIVKGLIIVAAVSFDIRKYIAKK, encoded by the coding sequence ATGGAGCAAAATAAGTCGATAATCGGATCTTCTCTGTATTTCATATCTCAGAACGCGATCTTCGTCGTCCTGGTGCTGCTCGTCCTCGTGATAGCCATGGTGGACCCGCGATTCCTGTCCTTCGCCATCCTCAGGGACGTGCTGATGCAGAGCTCCACCAGGGCGATAATGGCCCTCGGCGTCGCCTTTATCCTTATCACGGGAGGGGTCGACCTCTCGTCAGGCAGGATGGTTGGGTTCGCCGCGGTGATATCGGGCTCCATGATGCAGATCCCGGAGTACGCGCGAAGGTTCTATCCCGATCTTCCGCACCTTCCGGTCTTTCTGCCGATAGTGCTTGCTGTGGTGGCCTGCATGCTCTTCGGGCTGATGAACGGACTGATCGTGGCCAAGCTCCAGGTGCCGCCCTTCATCACCACGTTGGGGACAATGGTGGTGGTCTACGGAATAAACTCGATCTACTTCGACATGGCCCCGAACAACTCTCAGCCGATCGGAGGTCTGCGGCCGGATTTCACCTTCCTGGGGTCGGGGCGGGTGATGAACGTCCCGATCATCATCGTCATAGCCTTGGCGGTGGCTGTCATCGTATGGGTTCTGTTCAACAAGACCCAGCTCGGCATGAACATGTACGCCATCGGCGGAAACAGGGACGCGGCCATAGTATCCGGAGTCAACGTGGTGCTTACCATCGTGGTGCTGTACGCCATCGCCGGGGCGCTCTACGGAGTGGCCGGCGTGCTCGAGGCCGCTCGCACGGGGGGCGCGACCAACAACTACGGGAACATGTACGAGCTTGACGCCATCGCGGCGTGCGTCGTCGGAGGAGTGTCCAGCGCCGGGGGAGTGGGGACAGTGCCAGGCGTGCTGGCCGGGGTGCTGATCTTCGGCGTCATCAACTACGGCCTCACATTCATCGGGGTCAACCCCTACTGGCAGCTCATAGTCAAGGGGCTGATCATAGTCGCGGCCGTCTCCTTCGACATCAGGAAGTACATAGCCAAGAAGTGA